The sequence CCCACACAGTCCCACTCTCCCACTAGCTCCAGCTCCAGCACGCTGCCACGCCGGCAATGGCGCCCCCCTGCttcctccccgccctcctcctcgtcaCCCTCGCGGCGCTGTCCCCTACCCCGGCCGCGGCCGCGCGGTTCGCGTGCAACGCGACGGCGCCGCGGGCGTCCACCTGCCAGGCCCTGGTCTCCTACTCGCCGCCCAACGCCACCACTCTGGCGGCCGTCCGCGCGCTCTTCCAGCTCCGCTCGCACCGGGCGCTGCTCGCCTCCAACAACCTCCCGCTCTCCACGCCCACCACCGCCCCGGCCCCGTCCCCGGTCCGCGTCCGCCTGCCCTGCCTCTGCTCCGGCGgggccggcgccaccttccagcggccCACGTACAAGGTCCGCGCGGGCGACACGCTCGACGCCGTCGCGCGCGGCGCCTTCGCGGGGCTCGTCACGTAccgcgacatcgccgccgccaacAACGTGTCCGACCCCAACCGGGTCGCCGTGGGGCAGGAGCTCTGGGTGCCGCTGCCCTGCAGCTGCGACCCCGTCGGAGGGGAGCCCGTCGTGCACCTCACGTACGTCGCGCCTGCCGGGAGCTCCGTCGCCGGGATTGCGGAGGAGTACGGGACCACGGAGGAGACGTTACTGGCGCTCAACCGCATGCCCGACGCCAAGAGCCTCCTCGCCGGCCAGGTCCTCGACGTGCCGCTCCGAGGTAGTGCCGCCACAAAGACCTCTGTCTCTCTTTTCTTGTTGCTAACTTGCCATTGCTCCAAGATTCAGCTTTTTTTTTCTTCCTATATATGCATTTTGCCTCCTCTTTTTTGTTGTTCAATGATAAACCGTTAGGATATCTCTTCTTTTTGCGATAGTTTGCTACTGATAGCTTGTGCGATATGTACTTCTTTATTATTGGTGGATCCAACAAATTATAGGATACAATGGCAGTTGCTGATGTGAAGCTGCATCTATCAAACATTTTCTGAACTCTTTTTAGGTTCTTTCTACTGGTAAAAGTGGAGGGAGCCATGGAGATGCTTTGCCAACACAAAGTTGAAAGTTCTACTATCTCTTTTCTTGACCCTCTTTGACTCTTTGTAGATTGTAGTACGAGTAGTAGTACTTTTTCACAATGTCCCGAGGTTGCTTTTCAGATTGTTTACCCTGAAAAGTTGTGCTTGTGATGGGCAAAAAGGGGTTTTCTACCTAGCAAGTTGCAACACATATCATACCTCGGTTCAGATTAGAGTCTTGGATATGCTGCCACTTGAATCTGAAGTTATGAACAGTTAACATTTCTCGTATGGTATGGTTGATTCCAGGAGGTTATACATCTTCTTTCTCCGAGGAAAAAAATTGGACCAAAAGAATTGTAGTACTACTAGCCGGGTTAAATGATCGTAGCAGGACCAAATAATTCAGTCAAGAATCTATCTGTCTTCTAATTTGCAAGTCATTTGATATGTTCATACATATACCACCTGGTTAATTTGGGTTCTCCGATTCATGACAAAGCTTGTATATGTTGAGATGCTCGTTACAGTTTACTTTCTGCTCTTTATCTCTCTGAATTTGACTGAACTGCTGTCATCAAGCTTAACCTGGCATAGTGTCACGAACATTGTAACGCTTCCGCAAGTTAATACTCCATATAATATATACTACTGTACTTTTTGTTTGCGAGGGACATGGTATACCTTCGAATTGTACAGTTACTCATACAGAGTTCAGTTTAGAAATTCTGGTTTAACATACCGTGATACTTGTGTGCAGCTTGCTCTTCTGCCATTAGCAGCTCGGCCATCGATCGCAACCTCCGCGTCCCTAACGCGAGCTACATCCTGACGGCCAACAATTGCATCATGTGCGGCTGCAGCTCCACCACTTGGCAGTGAGTACTTCCTGGGCCAGTCAGCTTCTTCTCATTCCtactaaattatactccctccttgtcccaagcttgtcccaGGGACAAGCTtctccggacggagggagtactgtacgTGCTACTGAAACTGACGAAATCTGAACTTGGCAATGCTCTGAAAATGTTCAGGCTGGACTGCCAGCCGACGCAAGGGTTGACACCCTCCTGCCCGGCGGCGAAATGCGGAGACCTGTTCCTCGGGAACACGTCGACGTCCGCCACCTCGACCTGCGAGAGCACAACGTGCTCCTACGCCGGCTACACGAACAGCACCTCGTTCACCATCCTCGCCAACCTCACCACCAGCTCCGTGTGCAACGGTGAGCGCTTAGCCATTGGCTGTACATTGTCATTGTTGTGTACAAATGCCATTGTCATTGACACCGgcttgttggttgtggcagctgcTGGGGTATCGCCGGCCGCACAGCCGTCGCACTCCTCGGCGTCCAGATTGGGGTCGCCGGTGCGGTGGTCGGAGCTGATCGTCGGGCTTCATATCGCTCTGCTGTGCCTCGGGTTTCTGCGCCGTGATTGAGTAGCAATTCAGATTCTTGTCGCTGGACGTGTAGGTTTTAGTTCTGTCCTGTGAGTAATTTGGGACGCGCTGCGTGTGCGGCTTCGGTTTGCAGGATGTGTTGGAAGGCAGACGTGAGGGGAACACTCGTTCTGTGTTAGTAGAAGGTACTCGTAGATCAGATCGGGGCAGATTTGTAGTGCCGAACAGTATTTCCATCGTTTTTTGGTTTTAGCCTGGTGTTATCACTCTATAAAATCGGGATAAATGGGAGACCCTCTTTGTTTTAGGATTTCGCTACAAGCCGAACTCCAGGCTTTTAACCATGACAAATCAAACGTGTTTTTAGGATGGCAATtctttttactccctccgtttctaaatatttgtctttctagacattcaaATGgattacaacatacggatgtatgtagacatattttagagtgtagattcactcattttactctgtatgtagtcacttgttgaaatctctaaaaagacaactatttaggaacggagggagtagcaagcaTGGCAATTCCTTCAGTTTTTGGCAATGATTTGCTATGCTTCTTAGAGGGAATTTTCATCCTTGTGTCAACTTAATTTGCCATTAAAAAAGCGTTAGCTATGGATTCTTCGCCGTTAAAGACAGATAAGAAATCAGATTCGGGGGTGAGAAGTGGCTAGTCAATGCTAGACTCGGAgaacaatatccggctctataTAATATAGTACATCATTTTGAAATCATGAGCAAATTAcgatgagatttaatccgaataaacacaaaataaatcatgacagcaATATCAGAGATTGAATTAATCGTGCGGattagcatagtagatgaacagatcgaatctaagGCATAAACCAGAATCATGAATTCTAAGGCATAGACCAGaatcatgaattctaccacgatgtCGAACAAGAGggacagaatcacatacggtgcaatgggagcagaACCATTggcattgacgttgtcgcccatgtcgttgaggaagaggttggcgaggtcagggaagaagtcgtcgttgctaacagtcgcgcgagtgcgctccccgaAAATCTGATCGTCCCTCCCCCGTAAAGGATCACGAGAGGCGAGGTTCGGAGGCCTGTTGTCCCTTCTCACGGTGCACGCCGGAAAGAGGGATGAAGAAGACTTgcgtggcggcgcaatgatctgaaacggtgcgaaaccatatgatgcGATGGTGTCTAGGGTAgatgtctgcctgactatataatacgggtcgggtaggtcgtgggagtaaaccccacgccAAGTCGCGATCCAAAAAAATCAGAACGATTCGGTAATTAAAGCGtctattaattattaattaatgacgcATTAATTTTCCCGAGTataaaaatatagacaacgtgcatagctttgCTCTCCGCTCGGCTCATTCCCGAAACGCAAGCgcggcgcggaggaggaggaggagcgcgcgtgtaggtctcctcttctgatGCTCATACAAGTGTTAGAAGAGTTCACCTTACGAAGAGGTGCAACTCCcattcaacttccggggtgggactaaactttagttccactcACGGCCATGCATGAATGGGCATGAGAATTTTAGatttttagttgggctttgggccaaaggcctactaacaAATTCCAACAATCCCTCACAAAATCTCACTGGCACAtgtcatcatttagttccaaaacattgtatATATATCGATGGTTAGTGGCGAAAACTCAAAAcggtgcccgggctcatctgctccctctcagcaaaaaattcaaaaaaaaaaatactagaaaaattcaaaaaaaaatccaattttttgtggtggtagataatttgacgcgtgaggttcgccccaaaattcaacttatttggacatctgagcagctttcggcaaaaaagacaaatctggtcaaaacagtgcgtgaacagtaaacatttttacagaccctcattttgtcttttttgccgagagctgctcagatgctcaaatgagttgagttttggggcgcacctcacgcgtcaaattatctaccaccacaaaaaaaaattggaattttttaaatttttctagtatttgttttgaatttttttctaagcatgggtgcagattagccgcactCTGTTTAGTGGAGACTATTAAGTTGAACTTTTACTTAGAACTTTATGATACGCTAGaccacaacttgaatagtggactatgccttgaactacaagttttttGCGGGACTAGTTTcgcacaaattcttgaccgatattAGGCTGCCGCAAGACTttcccgcgggtggagcgtatacgtcatactccagggcctttcatgaaatttattagagaacacccaatctCACACACTGCGACttttaacagtcaaattcatataggtatGTTTCTCAGGAGATGTTCTGCAGGACGGCATCTCTTTAACTAAAATAAGCCACTCACAACACAATAAGATAactatcaacctgccatgcagatcaggagagtattgcatcttcacggagtggggtCATTAATATTGGGATACTCTCCTCCccgctgaccaacagcttgtctcccacttctacttcacgggatctccgatcacttAGAGTGGGTTACCACTGTGGACAACTCAtacggtgggtctcaaacccatctccatcgatgcattatctatcacattacttTATAAA comes from Triticum aestivum cultivar Chinese Spring chromosome 5B, IWGSC CS RefSeq v2.1, whole genome shotgun sequence and encodes:
- the LOC123112993 gene encoding chitin elicitor-binding protein — protein: MAPPCFLPALLLVTLAALSPTPAAAARFACNATAPRASTCQALVSYSPPNATTLAAVRALFQLRSHRALLASNNLPLSTPTTAPAPSPVRVRLPCLCSGGAGATFQRPTYKVRAGDTLDAVARGAFAGLVTYRDIAAANNVSDPNRVAVGQELWVPLPCSCDPVGGEPVVHLTYVAPAGSSVAGIAEEYGTTEETLLALNRMPDAKSLLAGQVLDVPLRACSSAISSSAIDRNLRVPNASYILTANNCIMCGCSSTTWQLDCQPTQGLTPSCPAAKCGDLFLGNTSTSATSTCESTTCSYAGYTNSTSFTILANLTTSSVCNAAGVSPAAQPSHSSASRLGSPVRWSELIVGLHIALLCLGFLRRD